Proteins from one Pontibacter korlensis genomic window:
- a CDS encoding GlxA family transcriptional regulator yields the protein MKKVSILVPELSVMQAIADPRYLFTSVNQFLAAAGKQPLFDVQLVGYESEIKLNDGLFTVHPDKVLKEVTQTNLIIIPALAGNMETAVAANQNLVPWIVSQYNGGAEVASLCVGAFLLASTGLLSGKKCSTHWNFANKFREMFPDVEVVDGSIVTEENRLYSSGGASSYWNLLLHLVEKYTDRETAILASKYFAIDIDRNSQAAFALFQGQKDHNDAAIKTAQEYIESNYYDKITVDQLAEKVCIGRRSFERRFHKATKNSVLEYVQRVKIEAAKRSIETSRKNINEVMFEVGYTDTKAFRTVFKKLTGLTPVEYRNKYNKLAQKKVPLTVT from the coding sequence ATGAAAAAAGTTTCAATCCTAGTTCCCGAATTGTCAGTAATGCAGGCCATTGCAGATCCGCGCTATCTTTTTACTTCTGTTAACCAGTTTTTGGCTGCAGCAGGCAAACAGCCGCTCTTTGATGTACAGCTTGTAGGGTATGAAAGTGAGATAAAACTGAACGACGGCCTCTTTACAGTTCATCCAGATAAAGTTCTGAAAGAAGTAACGCAAACAAACCTGATCATAATACCTGCGTTAGCTGGAAATATGGAAACCGCTGTGGCTGCAAACCAGAATCTGGTACCTTGGATTGTGTCACAGTATAACGGTGGCGCCGAGGTGGCATCGCTTTGTGTAGGTGCTTTTTTGTTGGCTTCTACAGGGTTGTTGTCCGGCAAAAAATGTTCTACCCACTGGAATTTTGCGAATAAGTTCAGGGAAATGTTTCCGGATGTAGAAGTGGTAGATGGAAGTATAGTGACTGAGGAAAACCGCTTATACTCTAGTGGTGGTGCCAGTTCTTATTGGAACCTGCTGCTGCACTTGGTTGAGAAGTACACAGACCGCGAGACGGCCATACTTGCCTCTAAATATTTTGCCATCGACATAGACAGGAATAGCCAAGCTGCCTTTGCTTTGTTCCAGGGGCAGAAAGATCATAACGATGCAGCCATAAAAACAGCTCAAGAGTACATTGAAAGCAATTACTATGACAAAATAACAGTAGACCAGTTAGCTGAAAAAGTTTGTATTGGCCGCCGCAGCTTCGAGCGCCGTTTCCATAAAGCCACTAAAAACTCTGTGCTTGAGTATGTGCAACGCGTAAAGATTGAAGCCGCCAAACGTAGTATTGAGACCAGTAGAAAGAACATAAATGAAGTAATGTTTGAAGTTGGCTACACTGACACGAAAGCTTTCCGGACAGTTTTCAAAAAACTAACAGGACTTACACCTGTAGAATATCGGAATAAGTATAATAAGTTAGCCCAAAAGAAGGTACCCCTAACAGTGACCTAA
- a CDS encoding LuxR C-terminal-related transcriptional regulator, giving the protein MNQISVLIAEANLLIRKGLVMLLAEQEDIQVLGEVNAASDLLEIAQDLKPDVITIDCNGPEHFCVQDVISLRQTAPGSKILAITKDPERPVVMEALKYGVCSYILKECGEQELINAVRATARGEKFMCSKVLEVILSEAATPEPVAVATNLSPREIEIIQLIAAGKSSIEIADKLFLSPHTINSHRKNILRKLNIKSPAELIVKALDLGIVKLH; this is encoded by the coding sequence ATGAATCAGATATCCGTGCTTATAGCCGAAGCTAACCTGCTTATCAGGAAAGGCCTCGTTATGCTGCTGGCAGAGCAGGAAGATATCCAGGTGTTGGGTGAGGTTAATGCAGCCTCAGATTTACTTGAGATTGCCCAGGATTTAAAGCCTGATGTAATCACGATAGATTGTAATGGACCTGAGCATTTTTGCGTGCAGGATGTGATTTCGCTCAGGCAAACAGCGCCCGGGAGTAAAATCTTAGCTATCACCAAAGACCCGGAAAGGCCCGTGGTAATGGAGGCGCTGAAGTATGGAGTTTGTAGCTACATACTGAAGGAGTGCGGTGAGCAGGAACTAATTAATGCAGTAAGAGCAACCGCCAGGGGAGAGAAGTTTATGTGCAGCAAAGTGCTGGAGGTAATTTTGTCAGAAGCAGCTACTCCTGAGCCTGTTGCTGTGGCAACAAACTTAAGCCCCCGCGAAATAGAGATCATACAGCTGATTGCGGCAGGCAAATCTTCCATAGAAATAGCAGATAAGCTTTTCCTGAGCCCGCACACGATTAACTCCCACCGAAAAAACATTCTGCGCAAGCTCAACATTAAATCACCGGCCGAGCTTATTGTAAAAGCCTTGGACCTTGGTATAGTAAAGCTGCACTAG
- a CDS encoding PepSY-associated TM helix domain-containing protein has product MKIRKLVGKVHLWLGFASGLLVLFLGITGCMLAYQREIEYATQPYHFVAHQNEEKLPPSKLREIADAQLPGKMAHSVSYEQGKASKVVYFSFEPEYYFTVFLNPYTGDVIKVKDMDKDFFRILIMGHYYLWLPPEVGQPIVASGTLVFVLMLLTGLILWWPKNKAARKQRFSVKWGARWRRVNYDMHNVLGFYMTWVAIFIGLTGLIMGFQWFSKSVYWAASGGESLVEFYEPHSDPAQQVSHTDMPAMDRVWLKMLEEHQQVGGSLEVHVPHDDEASIETAINPDTDTYWRGDYRYFDQYTLEEIPVTHSFGRFSEASLADKIIRMNYDIHVGAIGGIVGKTIAFFASLIAASLPVTGFAIWWGRRKNKETKKPERVRKLKVN; this is encoded by the coding sequence ATGAAGATTAGAAAATTGGTTGGTAAAGTACACCTATGGCTCGGATTTGCATCCGGGCTGTTGGTGTTGTTTCTGGGAATTACAGGCTGTATGCTGGCTTACCAGCGTGAAATAGAGTACGCCACCCAGCCCTATCATTTTGTAGCGCATCAGAACGAGGAGAAGCTGCCCCCATCCAAGCTGAGGGAAATAGCGGACGCACAGCTACCAGGTAAGATGGCACACAGTGTGAGCTATGAGCAGGGGAAAGCCTCTAAAGTGGTATACTTCAGTTTTGAACCGGAGTACTACTTCACGGTCTTCCTGAATCCGTACACTGGTGATGTGATCAAGGTAAAAGATATGGATAAGGATTTTTTCCGGATCCTGATCATGGGGCACTATTACCTGTGGTTACCACCTGAGGTGGGGCAGCCGATTGTTGCCTCCGGCACATTAGTGTTTGTGCTGATGCTGCTGACGGGGCTTATACTTTGGTGGCCTAAAAACAAAGCTGCCCGCAAACAACGCTTCTCAGTTAAATGGGGTGCCAGGTGGAGACGCGTAAACTACGACATGCACAATGTACTGGGTTTCTACATGACCTGGGTTGCCATCTTTATCGGGCTTACTGGCTTGATAATGGGATTTCAGTGGTTCTCTAAATCAGTTTATTGGGCGGCCTCGGGAGGGGAGAGCTTGGTGGAGTTTTATGAGCCCCACTCAGACCCGGCACAGCAGGTAAGCCATACCGATATGCCTGCCATGGATCGGGTCTGGTTAAAGATGCTGGAAGAGCACCAGCAGGTAGGGGGTAGCCTGGAAGTACACGTGCCGCATGATGATGAAGCCTCCATCGAGACAGCCATTAACCCCGACACAGATACTTATTGGCGCGGCGATTATCGGTATTTCGACCAGTACACTTTAGAGGAGATACCTGTTACCCATAGCTTCGGAAGGTTCTCAGAAGCCTCACTAGCAGACAAGATCATCCGCATGAACTACGACATACATGTAGGAGCCATAGGAGGTATAGTTGGTAAAACAATCGCCTTTTTTGCCAGCTTAATTGCAGCTAGTTTACCTGTTACAGGCTTTGCAATCTGGTGGGGAAGGAGAAAGAATAAGGAGACCAAAAAGCCAGAAAGAGTAAGAAAGCTAAAGGTTAACTAG
- a CDS encoding TonB-dependent receptor translates to MEIFTSDPSRNILKGLLTFFIILLNLQVAYAQTGAVTGHVQTTDGEPAVGVSIGLKGTNLGANTNSEGNYTIAKIKPGTYVLHVQMLGVEPQEQNIVVTANSKAAANFTLSESAARIQEVVVTAQRDKYNATLPSESLRLQTRLLEVPQNIQVITGTVLQDQQVFDMLEGVSRNVSGVTMQEHWGNYTRMNMRGARVAPFRNGMNVESTWGPLSEDMSFVERIEFVKGPAGFMLANGDPAGFYNVVTKKPTGVPGKEVTLTLGSFDTYRATADLDGKVTRDGKLLYRLNLMGQKKESWRDFEYNDRYSIAPVLKYNFSDRTSLTAEYTYQFSRMSAIGSAYVFSARDYADLPRSFTIADPNLEPSDMKDHSGFLLFEHAFSDKWKLTAQTAYFHYNQVGSSLWLAGVDAAGDMQRTLSSWDARNISKFGQVFVNGEVKTGPVTHRILGGADLGNKEYLADWNQYFVLDQNRPFNIYNPVYGLDEGSIPVIDRSKSLEDRAGGNILGQKYGALYLQDELAFLNDRLRLTLAGRYTKSETNQYTTIIKNEKFTPRVGLSATLDKNTSVYALYDQSFIPQNGRLADDEKVKPITGNNTEVGFKRDWFGGRWNSTVSAYQITKNNQLVADPNDPTQTLSLQLGQTQTQGIEVDVRGEVVPNLGLVFNYAFTNSEITEDTDPVKIGTKVPGYAKHITNAWLSYRQPKGLLKGAGVSLGYQWQLERFPWFVSENPESLLPDYFRLDGAVSYQFRKVSLALNVNNILDEYLYSGSPYDFNYDGSSDGYYWQTEAPRQYRVSVGYKF, encoded by the coding sequence ATGGAGATATTTACTTCTGATCCCTCCCGGAATATACTAAAAGGGCTGCTAACCTTTTTTATTATTCTTCTCAATTTACAAGTAGCCTATGCACAAACTGGTGCTGTTACAGGTCATGTTCAAACTACCGACGGTGAGCCGGCTGTTGGGGTATCTATCGGTCTCAAAGGAACAAACCTGGGAGCTAATACTAACTCCGAAGGTAACTATACCATCGCTAAGATTAAGCCTGGTACATATGTCCTGCATGTGCAGATGCTGGGGGTAGAGCCTCAGGAACAAAACATAGTAGTTACCGCTAACAGTAAGGCAGCAGCCAACTTCACACTAAGCGAGAGTGCGGCCCGCATTCAGGAAGTTGTGGTGACTGCACAGCGAGACAAATATAACGCCACGCTTCCATCAGAATCACTGCGCTTGCAGACCCGCCTGCTGGAGGTGCCGCAAAACATACAGGTCATAACGGGCACGGTGCTGCAAGACCAGCAGGTGTTTGATATGCTGGAGGGAGTGTCGCGCAACGTAAGTGGCGTAACCATGCAGGAGCATTGGGGCAACTATACCCGCATGAACATGCGCGGTGCAAGAGTGGCGCCTTTCCGCAATGGCATGAACGTGGAATCGACCTGGGGGCCGCTTTCAGAAGATATGTCCTTTGTGGAGCGCATTGAGTTTGTGAAAGGACCTGCCGGATTTATGTTGGCCAACGGTGATCCTGCCGGTTTTTACAATGTGGTTACCAAAAAGCCTACAGGAGTGCCAGGCAAGGAAGTAACCCTGACGCTGGGTAGCTTTGACACTTACCGTGCCACAGCCGACTTGGATGGCAAAGTAACCAGAGATGGAAAGCTGCTGTACCGCCTGAACCTGATGGGGCAGAAGAAGGAATCGTGGCGGGACTTTGAGTACAACGATCGTTACTCCATTGCACCGGTGCTAAAGTATAACTTCAGCGACAGAACATCACTCACAGCAGAGTATACTTACCAGTTTTCCCGCATGTCGGCCATCGGCTCGGCCTATGTCTTTTCAGCACGCGATTACGCAGACCTGCCGCGTAGCTTCACCATTGCAGACCCGAACCTGGAGCCATCAGACATGAAAGACCACAGCGGCTTCCTGTTGTTTGAGCATGCCTTCAGCGATAAGTGGAAACTAACAGCCCAGACAGCTTACTTCCATTACAACCAGGTGGGTAGTTCCCTTTGGCTGGCAGGCGTAGATGCCGCAGGCGATATGCAGCGCACGCTTAGCAGCTGGGATGCCCGTAACATAAGCAAGTTTGGGCAAGTGTTTGTAAACGGTGAAGTAAAGACTGGTCCTGTCACGCACCGCATACTAGGTGGGGCAGACCTGGGGAACAAAGAGTATCTGGCCGATTGGAATCAATACTTTGTGCTGGATCAGAACAGGCCGTTTAATATCTACAATCCAGTGTATGGCCTTGATGAGGGCAGTATACCGGTGATAGATCGCAGTAAGTCGCTTGAAGACCGTGCCGGAGGCAACATACTGGGGCAAAAGTACGGAGCCCTATACTTGCAGGATGAACTTGCATTCTTAAATGACAGGTTGCGCCTGACCCTGGCAGGACGTTACACGAAATCTGAAACAAACCAGTATACCACCATCATCAAGAACGAGAAGTTTACTCCCCGTGTAGGTTTAAGTGCCACGCTTGATAAAAATACCTCTGTCTACGCGCTGTACGATCAGTCTTTTATTCCGCAGAATGGGCGTTTGGCAGATGATGAGAAAGTGAAGCCTATCACCGGAAATAACACAGAGGTTGGATTTAAGCGGGATTGGTTTGGCGGCAGATGGAACTCCACTGTTTCGGCTTACCAGATTACCAAAAACAACCAGTTGGTAGCTGACCCTAACGACCCTACTCAAACACTATCCCTGCAGTTGGGCCAAACCCAAACCCAGGGTATAGAGGTGGACGTGCGCGGAGAGGTAGTGCCAAACCTGGGGCTGGTGTTTAACTACGCCTTTACCAACTCTGAAATAACAGAAGACACAGACCCTGTTAAAATCGGAACAAAAGTGCCTGGTTATGCCAAGCACATCACCAACGCCTGGCTTTCTTACCGGCAGCCAAAAGGCTTGCTGAAAGGTGCAGGGGTATCCTTAGGCTACCAGTGGCAACTTGAGCGCTTCCCTTGGTTTGTGAGCGAAAACCCTGAAAGCCTCCTACCTGACTACTTCCGCCTGGATGGAGCTGTTTCTTACCAGTTCAGAAAAGTGAGCCTGGCCCTGAATGTAAACAACATACTGGATGAGTACCTGTACTCCGGCTCTCCTTACGACTTTAACTATGATGGCAGCAGCGACGGCTATTACTGGCAAACAGAGGCTCCTCGCCAGTACCGTGTAAGTGTAGGATATAAGTTTTAA
- a CDS encoding ROK family protein, translated as MNKNIKQYALGVDIGGTNTKFGLVNHRGEITYGGRLSTSAYATPEEFVDALYTSLLPAIESVGLENIKGIGVGAPNANFFSGSIEHAPNLNWKGIVPLASLISNKFHLPCSITNDANAAAVGEMMYGAAKGMKDFIVITLGTGVGSGIVCGGELVYGHDGFAGELGHTIIRPGGRQHWSTGVYGSLEAYASATGIVLTAKELLAEAKQHSMLHDYPEDAIDSKAVFECAMQGDELAKEVYRFTGQILGEALANFVMFSSPEAIVLFGGVTKAGDLLMNPVREHMEKNLLAVFKNKVLLMFSELKEADAAILGASALVWAMKV; from the coding sequence ATGAATAAGAACATAAAACAGTATGCCCTGGGGGTAGACATTGGCGGAACCAACACCAAATTTGGACTGGTAAACCACCGCGGTGAAATTACCTACGGCGGCAGGCTATCCACCAGTGCTTATGCTACCCCAGAGGAGTTTGTAGATGCTCTTTATACTTCTTTATTGCCAGCCATTGAGTCAGTAGGTTTAGAGAACATAAAAGGAATTGGCGTTGGCGCTCCCAATGCAAATTTTTTCTCTGGCTCTATAGAGCATGCGCCTAACCTTAACTGGAAGGGAATCGTGCCACTTGCCAGCCTGATAAGCAACAAATTCCACTTGCCTTGCTCTATTACGAATGATGCTAACGCGGCTGCAGTAGGAGAGATGATGTATGGCGCAGCCAAGGGGATGAAAGATTTCATTGTGATTACACTTGGTACTGGTGTAGGAAGCGGCATTGTTTGTGGAGGCGAGTTAGTTTACGGCCACGATGGGTTTGCCGGTGAACTTGGCCATACCATTATACGCCCAGGTGGAAGGCAGCACTGGTCAACAGGCGTATATGGTTCCTTAGAGGCCTACGCCTCAGCTACAGGTATAGTGCTTACAGCAAAAGAATTGCTAGCCGAAGCAAAGCAGCATAGCATGTTGCACGACTATCCTGAAGATGCTATCGACTCGAAGGCAGTATTTGAATGCGCCATGCAAGGGGATGAATTAGCAAAAGAGGTTTACCGGTTTACAGGTCAAATACTGGGCGAGGCACTTGCCAACTTCGTGATGTTCTCCTCACCAGAGGCTATCGTGCTTTTTGGCGGGGTAACCAAAGCCGGTGACTTGCTCATGAATCCGGTAAGGGAGCATATGGAAAAGAACCTCCTGGCTGTTTTCAAAAATAAGGTATTGCTAATGTTTAGCGAACTAAAAGAAGCTGATGCCGCTATACTTGGTGCAAGTGCCTTGGTTTGGGCAATGAAAGTATAG
- a CDS encoding NADH:flavin oxidoreductase translates to MENQSAAKSKYPLLFSEGQLGKLQLKNRIGLAPMTRTSAENNGMPSEAMKRYYTRYAKGGFGLIITEGTYPDEKYSQGYFNQPGIANDRQVEGWKELVQSVQNEGAKIICQIMHAGALSQGNAHAKETIGPSAVQPKGKQMEFYGGQGAFPVPREMTKQDIADVVKGFSQAAKNAKEAGFDGIEIHGANGYILDQFLTDYTNQRQDEYGGSTENRVRLLVETVQACREAVGEGFPVGIRISQSKVNDYTHKWAGEEEDAEIIFSALGTAGLDFIHVTEYHADQPAFKEGGPTLAALAKKHSGLPVVVNGNLDAPELGESVLQSGDVDVVTLGKTALANKDWVNKVSEGKALEELDPQKFFVPDAKIKEFEL, encoded by the coding sequence ATGGAGAATCAGAGCGCAGCCAAAAGCAAATACCCCCTTTTGTTTTCTGAGGGACAATTAGGAAAACTACAGTTGAAAAACCGCATTGGACTAGCTCCCATGACGAGAACTTCTGCAGAAAATAACGGAATGCCTAGTGAGGCAATGAAGAGATACTACACTCGCTATGCAAAGGGTGGGTTTGGGCTCATCATAACCGAAGGTACTTATCCAGATGAGAAGTATAGCCAAGGGTACTTTAACCAGCCCGGCATTGCTAATGACAGGCAGGTGGAAGGGTGGAAAGAGCTTGTGCAAAGCGTACAGAATGAAGGAGCAAAGATCATCTGCCAGATAATGCATGCTGGTGCCCTGTCTCAAGGGAACGCTCATGCAAAAGAAACTATAGGCCCCTCTGCTGTTCAACCGAAGGGCAAGCAAATGGAGTTCTATGGAGGCCAAGGTGCCTTTCCGGTACCAAGAGAGATGACAAAGCAGGACATTGCAGATGTTGTTAAAGGCTTTTCACAGGCAGCCAAAAATGCAAAGGAGGCAGGCTTTGATGGCATAGAGATACACGGTGCAAACGGTTACATACTTGATCAGTTTCTAACAGACTATACCAATCAGCGGCAGGACGAGTACGGGGGTAGTACTGAAAATCGGGTTAGGCTGCTGGTAGAAACGGTACAAGCTTGCCGGGAGGCAGTGGGAGAGGGATTTCCTGTAGGCATCAGAATATCACAGAGCAAAGTAAACGATTACACTCATAAGTGGGCTGGCGAAGAGGAAGACGCTGAGATTATATTCTCTGCCTTAGGTACAGCTGGCCTCGACTTTATCCATGTTACCGAGTATCATGCAGATCAACCTGCTTTTAAAGAGGGTGGCCCTACACTTGCAGCCCTTGCAAAAAAGCATAGCGGATTGCCAGTAGTTGTCAACGGGAACTTAGATGCTCCCGAGTTGGGTGAGTCTGTGCTACAGAGCGGTGATGTGGATGTCGTTACATTAGGTAAGACCGCACTGGCCAACAAAGACTGGGTTAATAAGGTGTCAGAAGGCAAGGCCCTGGAAGAGTTGGATCCGCAAAAATTCTTTGTGCCTGATGCTAAGATAAAAGAGTTCGAACTATAA
- a CDS encoding pyridoxal phosphate-dependent decarboxylase family protein, producing MSILDKAYKVEDFRKQGHALVDMMADYLAEASTDREDVQAIPWQSPEKQLDYWQQDFSKPDQADPLELLKDVMDRSIQVHRKRYLGHQTTPTLPVTVLSSAVTALLNQGMGVYEMGMVGNTLEKVLTEHLAQKLGFSNQASGFITSGGSLGNLTGLLAARATATAIWQEGYQDGQQLAVLVSEEAHYCIDRAARIMGLGASGIIKVPVNEKFQLRTDLLEQYYQQAVSEGKQVICVVGCAGTTSTGSYDDMEAIAAFSKQYGIWFHVDGAHGAPAAFSPKYKHLIKGIEQADSVVVDYHKMMMTPSLSTAVLFKNGGDAYRIFSQRAQYLWTDQNTEEWYNGGKRTFECTKAMSALNVYTVFRTYGDGVFQENIERLYGLAEIFADLIKANDNLELAYEPECNIVCFRVKASPEASDNLNLSIRRQLLEEGRFYIVQTILNGSLYLRVSLMNPLSTEQELQELLIAVEEKAAVASVQ from the coding sequence ATGAGTATTTTAGATAAAGCTTATAAAGTAGAAGACTTCCGCAAGCAAGGACATGCCCTTGTAGATATGATGGCTGATTACCTGGCGGAAGCAAGCACAGACCGAGAAGACGTGCAGGCTATTCCGTGGCAGAGCCCTGAAAAGCAACTCGATTACTGGCAGCAGGATTTTTCTAAACCAGATCAGGCTGACCCACTGGAACTGCTAAAAGATGTCATGGACCGCTCTATACAAGTGCACCGCAAGCGTTACCTCGGGCATCAGACTACACCTACTTTACCGGTCACAGTACTATCCAGCGCTGTAACAGCACTGCTGAACCAGGGCATGGGGGTCTATGAAATGGGGATGGTTGGTAACACACTGGAAAAGGTGCTGACAGAGCATCTGGCGCAAAAACTGGGCTTTAGCAACCAGGCCTCCGGCTTTATTACCTCTGGCGGCTCGTTAGGTAACCTAACCGGTTTGCTGGCGGCAAGGGCCACTGCGACAGCTATCTGGCAGGAAGGGTATCAGGATGGGCAGCAATTGGCTGTTTTAGTTTCTGAAGAAGCCCATTATTGCATCGATAGGGCCGCACGTATTATGGGCCTGGGAGCATCCGGGATTATCAAGGTTCCTGTAAACGAGAAGTTCCAGCTCCGCACTGATCTACTGGAGCAGTATTACCAGCAAGCTGTGTCAGAGGGCAAGCAGGTTATTTGTGTAGTGGGCTGTGCCGGAACCACATCCACAGGCTCTTATGATGATATGGAGGCTATTGCTGCTTTCAGTAAGCAGTATGGCATCTGGTTCCATGTGGATGGGGCGCATGGGGCACCTGCAGCTTTCTCTCCAAAATATAAGCACTTGATAAAGGGCATAGAGCAAGCTGATTCCGTGGTGGTGGACTACCACAAGATGATGATGACACCTTCGCTCTCAACTGCTGTGCTATTTAAAAACGGGGGAGATGCCTATAGAATCTTCTCACAGCGTGCGCAGTACCTTTGGACCGACCAAAACACTGAAGAGTGGTATAACGGTGGTAAGCGTACGTTTGAATGCACCAAGGCTATGTCGGCGCTTAATGTTTATACTGTCTTCCGTACATATGGCGACGGTGTGTTCCAAGAGAACATAGAGCGGCTTTATGGGCTGGCAGAAATATTTGCCGACTTAATTAAAGCTAACGATAACCTGGAGCTGGCTTATGAGCCCGAGTGCAACATTGTGTGTTTCCGGGTAAAGGCATCGCCTGAAGCTTCAGACAATTTAAACCTGTCAATCCGCAGGCAGTTACTCGAAGAAGGACGGTTCTATATTGTGCAGACCATTCTGAATGGCAGCTTATACCTGCGCGTCTCTCTTATGAACCCGCTTTCCACGGAGCAAGAGCTTCAGGAGTTACTTATAGCTGTAGAGGAGAAAGCTGCAGTAGCCTCTGTGCAATAA
- a CDS encoding isoaspartyl peptidase/L-asparaginase family protein, protein MAKQKPIAIVVHGGAGPDSDHVHENKKKYEEGIQEAVDAGYKVLEEGGSAVDAVEAAVISLENNPLFNAGRGSALNANGEVEMDAAIMRGNDQASGAVALVRNIRNPISLAKAVMMNTKYRFLGDMGALEYAKKLDIRFEPASYFITEHQFDLFSKKREDEFTSSDNIGLDELNARLHGTVGAVALDKNGLMAAATSTGGTENKKMGRIGDSCIIGVGCYANNKTCAISGTGDGELLMKNVIAYDISALMEYKGMSLQEACETAVLERVNPEEGDVGVIGVDSQGNIALVFNSARMHRGWKTSSKQHGVEIYPKK, encoded by the coding sequence ATGGCTAAACAGAAACCAATTGCCATTGTAGTACATGGTGGAGCAGGACCAGACTCCGACCATGTACATGAGAACAAAAAGAAGTATGAAGAAGGCATACAGGAGGCAGTAGATGCAGGATACAAAGTATTGGAAGAGGGTGGGTCTGCTGTAGATGCTGTAGAGGCGGCTGTGATCAGCCTTGAGAACAACCCACTGTTTAACGCCGGAAGAGGCTCGGCTCTAAATGCAAATGGCGAGGTAGAGATGGATGCTGCTATTATGCGCGGCAATGACCAAGCCTCTGGTGCAGTAGCGCTGGTGCGGAACATAAGAAACCCCATTTCGCTTGCCAAAGCAGTTATGATGAATACCAAGTATCGCTTTCTAGGCGATATGGGCGCTTTAGAGTATGCTAAGAAGCTAGACATCAGATTTGAGCCTGCCTCCTACTTCATCACAGAACATCAGTTTGACCTTTTTTCTAAAAAGAGAGAAGATGAGTTTACCAGCAGTGACAACATAGGTCTGGACGAGTTGAACGCTCGTTTGCACGGCACTGTAGGAGCTGTTGCTCTTGATAAGAACGGACTGATGGCTGCGGCAACGTCTACTGGCGGCACCGAAAATAAAAAAATGGGTCGCATTGGCGACAGCTGCATTATAGGTGTTGGATGTTATGCAAACAACAAGACGTGTGCCATATCAGGTACAGGAGACGGAGAGCTTCTGATGAAAAATGTTATTGCTTATGATATATCTGCCTTGATGGAGTATAAAGGCATGTCGCTTCAGGAGGCTTGTGAGACCGCCGTGCTGGAGCGTGTAAACCCGGAAGAAGGCGATGTAGGTGTTATTGGCGTTGACTCGCAAGGAAACATCGCTCTGGTTTTTAACAGCGCGCGCATGCACAGGGGCTGGAAAACCAGTTCCAAACAGCATGGCGTCGAGATCTATCCTAAAAAATAA